The following proteins are co-located in the Vigna unguiculata cultivar IT97K-499-35 chromosome 9, ASM411807v1, whole genome shotgun sequence genome:
- the LOC114162623 gene encoding glutaredoxin-C4-like, whose protein sequence is MAASYARLTAAALVLIALAPTFLQSSVSASSVGKFVDETINSHKIVIFSKTYCPYCKRAKGFFKQLNQVPHVVELDERDDGAKIQDVLINIVGRRTVPQVFVNAQHLGGSDDVAASYESGHLHRLLGIKSEGHDDL, encoded by the exons ATGGCTGCATCATATGCAAGACTTACTGCAGCAGCGTTGGTGCTGATAGCTTTGGCACCAACCTTTCTCCAATCTTCAGTTTCAGCCTCATCTGTGGGTAAATTCGTTGACGAAACCATCAATTCCCACAAGATCGTCATTTTCTCCAAGACCTATTGCCC GTACTGTAAGAGAGCGAAAGGTTTTTTCAAACAGTTGAACCAGGTTCCACATGTTGTTGAGCTTGATGAGAGAG ATGATGGTGCAAAGATTCAGGATGTCTTGATTAACATTGTTGGGAGGCGTACTGTGCCACAAGTTTTCGTTAATGCACAGCACCTTGGAGGCTCAGATG ATGTCGCTGCATCTTACGAGAGTGGACATCTGCATAGACTTCTAGGAATTAAGTCAGAGGGTCATGATGATCTGTGA